The Vespa velutina chromosome 22, iVesVel2.1, whole genome shotgun sequence genome includes a window with the following:
- the LOC124956592 gene encoding protein crumbs isoform X4, with amino-acid sequence MQARYVVAVLTSLLAITHEAPQDVRRKDAEDHPREAYFNGSAFLKLNSFVSVHRHSGLSFRTCEGGRLFVQRYKDDSISLEVTHDGLLFVAIVDQQVHEARLNARLLNNAWHNVNLFFRLGNLTLSTAGHTQVIANATYNAAILTLPDYNVNDSLIVGESFRGCILQGPGILFNESINNGAVFGPCPSDNRGCGPNGLGSGIASATASTMDVCRNEPCMMHGKCVSRQDRYECHCYARYSGNNCQIDNGSPCLNSPCRNGGICIEDKKGDFTCNCQPGYTGASCESQLGVRLCEESPCKNNGICLALTDNEYKCECLPGWTGKNCETNINECLSYPCKHGGRCIDGINNYTCICDRTGYEGSNCQIDIDECLAKPCLNNGICYDNYGGYICHCPAGFEGQNCELNLNECLSNPCANGGECIDDVGSYHCVCPASYTGRHCDSRSVCEIDSCPSNSICIRDSHGEQCVCNPGYMGIPPNCTINYCASNPCINGGTCTSNRDGYNCTCTPEWKGATCSTSVSDWCTICHNGGTCIETVFGIMCQCPRFWTGTQCKEQITCRNLPCKQASACHDYPGGYYCTCEPGWTGPECSIDMDECSSDPCRNGGICIDQLNSYYCQCLAGYTGKNCQINVDECLSQPCQNGGTCIDRINEYTCNCTKDFMGQNCEREFDACSLNPCQNNGSCTLISRSRRDFVCECPRGFEGKICDVNVDDCVDVICPDDKICVDGIASYECKCREGYRDPNCTLIVYHCAGKPCNNGTCIDLGDDGFECKCHPGFQGLFCDQDVNECETQGNSLCNNGICLNTEGSYKCFCIPGFSGDHCDIDIDECLGGPCLNNATCIDRINTFECKCPPGYAGKICDTDVNECESDPCLNGATCIDEVAAYTCNCAPGFRGTNCEINIDDCEPLPCYNYGRCMDGVNDYTCDCTDTGFEGTRCEKNIDDCLSAPCVNDAICIDDIKNYKCQCYSGYTGKNCEIDINECESSPCQFNGTCLERSNKELYKSEAFNLPSIFTQDFSYANASGYECLCVQGVTGKNCEMNINECESNPCQAGSCVDRIGGFTCECDEGYEGDHCQHDIDECKRYTPCVHGVCTDGRADYFCTCEPEYGGKNCSVELTGCLGNACQNGGTCWPYLIDEKIHKFNCTCPNGFHGEICNYVTTMSLSGSSYVLVNTTREEGYDIQFRFRTTLPNGLLAIGKGLTFYILELVNGKLNLHSSLLNKWEGVFIGSGLNDSSWQKVFVAINTTHLVLSANEEQTIYPISLNEGSNSNHTSFPMTYVGGTTNYLRRLTHGPSFFIGCTEDVVINGEWVYSGTTSKTVYMEGIEPGCPREAQCSPNPCKNGGHCTDGWRDFSCKCERPYLGHTCQYNMTAATFGFENITNGYVTVKVSDMARKAVRSIVDISMFIRTRQDRGDIFYLGSEPAPQMDSKSQDKTYIAAQLEGGELLVRIQFNGTEAYTVGGVKLNDGNNHLIQVIRNVTLVQVKINGTEYFRKTISTSGQLNVTVLYLGGLPQASRYIRQVDSRQMEIQQVPQINFKGIIQDVQISNGNEIMVVEFFPLKAKDIPTPTQFGNVTFDHDKVLEGVLSDNVCISNPCNHSGTCHVTWNDFWCQCPRGYTGKTCQEMEFCQLQDCPAGSKCQNLDDGYECIANATFDGVGTSFTYVYDQMEMEERNESDTTIDTIRITYRSNTGGTLMHMAPRVGDQHFTVSVYKDEITVSWRLDDQNRGILSFGKSEPDGNWTSIILRLNNNSMECTYANTNDENAPQVSPNFNFALWYELLITGTVTLGGLSNALSNRHTYVTLDNNNQATNRKAIKQNTVDLSDYVLTTTTPPHHMVSGEVFKGCLGEVRIGSMLLHYFTYEEVYQNANFTPFEYLSLQNHNSSNNIGCQLCFDIDCMNDGHCRNKTNSYVCDCPAGYAEDDCSVNIDECIDNKCQNNATCVDGIATYTCICNSGWQGRL; translated from the exons ATGCAGGCACGATACGTCGTCGCAG TATTGACCAGCCTATTGGCGATCACACACGAAGCACCACAGGACGTACGTCGGAAGGATGCCGAAGATCATCCACGGGAGGCATATTTCAATGGATCAGCTTTTCTGAAGTTAAATTCCTTCGTGTCCGTGCACAGGCATAGTGGCTTGAGTTTTCGAACCTGCGAAGGTGGGAGGCTCTTTGTTCAAAGGTACAAAGACGACTCCATAAGTCTCGAGGTCACGCACGATGGACTTCTCTTCGTTGCAATCGTAGATCAGCAAGTCCACGAAGCAAGACTCAACGCTAGATTACTAAACAATGCCTGGCATAATGTCAATCTCTTCTTCAGACTTGGAAATCTTACTTTGAGTACAGCTGGTCATACGCAG GTTATCGCAAATGCCACATACAATGCTGCAATTTTAACTCTGCCGGATTACAACGTTAACGATTCGCTGATAGTCGGTGAAAGTTTTCGAGGATGCATTCTTCAGGGTCCTGGTATACTTTTTAACGAATCTATCAACAATGGAGCTGTATTCGGGCCTTGTCCTTCGGACAACAGAGGAT GTGGTCCAAATGGCCTTGGAAGTGGCATAGCATCGGCTACAGCTTCCACCATGGATGTCTGCCGCAACGAACCATGCATGATGCATGGTAAATGCGTGTCACGGCAGGACCGTTACGAGTGTCACTGTTACGCGCGATATTCCGGCAACAACTGTCAAATCGATAATG GTTCACCGTGCTTGAATAGTCCGTGCCGAAACGGTGGAATCTGCATCGAAGACAAAAAGGGTGACTTTACTTGCAACTGTCAGCCCGGATACACAGGTGCATCTTGCGAGTCGCAATTGGGTGTACGACTTTGCGAGGAAAGTCCTTGCAAAAATAACGGCATTTGTTTGGCACTCACTGACAACGAATACAAATGCGAATGCTTGCCAGGATGGACAGGGAAAAATTGTGAGACCAATATTAACGAATGCCTGTCTTATCCCTGCAAACACGGTGGTCGTTGCATAGATGGGATCAATAACTACACTTGCATATGCGATAGAACAgg ATATGAAGGATCAAATTGCCAGATAGATATCGACGAATGCCTCGCTAAACCGTGTCTTAACAATGGCATATgttacgataattacggtgGCTATATATGTCACTGTCCAGCCGGTTTCGAGGGTCAGAATTGTGAATTGAACCTGAACGAATGTCTGTCGAATCCATGTGCTAACGGAGGCGAATGCATAGACGACGTTGGCTCTTATCACTGCGTATGCCCAGCCAGTTACACCGGCCGTCATTGTGATTCGAGAAGTGTCTGTGAAATTGATTCATGTCCATCAAACAGTATCTGCATCAGGGATTCTCACGGAGAACAGTGCGTTTGCAATCCTGGATATATGGGGATTCCACCAAACTGTACTATCAACTATTGTGCCAGTAATCCTTGCATTAATGGCGGTACCTGTACCAGTAACAGAGACGGATATAATTGCACCTGTACACCCGAATGGAAAG GTGCAACGTGTTCGACATCAGTTTCGGATTGGTGCACGATATGTCACAATGGTGGTACATGCATTGAAACAGTCTTTGGCATCATGTGCCAATGTCCACGATTTTGGACGGGAACGCAGTGCAAGGAACAGATTACATGTCGTAATCTACCTTGCAAACAGGCTTCCGCTTGCCACGATTAT CCTGGAGGCTATTATTGCACCTGCGAACCAGGATGGACAGGACCAGAGTGTTCCATTGACATGGATGAATGCTCTAGCGATCCTTGCCGAAATGGTGGTATATGCATCGATCAACTCAACAGTTATTACTGCCAATGTTTGGCTGGTTACACTG gAAAGAACTGTCAGATCAACGTGGACGAATGTCTCTCTCAACCATGCCAAAATGGTGGCACATGCATCGATCGTATTAACGAATACACGTGTAACTGTACGAAAGATTTCATGGGCCAGAATTGTGAACGAGAATTCGATGCTTGTTCCTTGAATCCGTGTCAAAATAATGGAAGTTGTACTCTTATATCAAGATCAAGACGAGATTTCGTTTGCGAATGCCCGAGAGGATTCGAAGGTAAAATTTGCGACGTAAACGTTGATGATTGCGTGGACGTGATATGTCCAGATGATAAGATATGCGTCGACGGTATCGCCAGTTATGAGTGCAAATGCCGCGAAGGATACAGAGATCCAAATTGTACCCTTATCGTTTATCATTGCGCCGGAAAGCCGTGTAACAATGGTACCTGCATCGATTTAGGGGACGACGGATTCGAATGCAAATGTCATCCTGGTTTTCAAG GTTTATTCTGTGATCAGGACGTCAATGAATGCGAGACTCAAGGTAACTCCTTATGTAACAATGGCATATGCTTGAACACCGAAGGAAGTTACAAATGTTTCTGCATACCTGGCTTCTCCGGTGATCATTGTGACATCGATATTGACGAGTGTCTTGGCGGACCCTGTTTGAATAACGCCACTTGCATCGATCGAATCAATACGTTCGAATGTAAATGTCCACCTGGTTATGCCGGAAAGATATGCGACACCGATGTTAACGAATGCGAGAGTGATCCTTGCTTGAATGGTGCGACCTGCATAGACGAAGTCGCAGCTTACACTTGTAATTGCGCACCTGGATTCCGTGGAACTAATTGCGAGATTAATATTGACGATTGCGAACCACTGCCGTGTTACAATTACGGTAGATGCATGGACGGTGTAAATGATTATACGTGTGACTGTACCGACACTGGTTTCGAGGGTACGAGATGTGAAAAAAACATAGACGATTGTTTATCCGCTCCTTGTGTCAACGATGCCATTTGCATCGACGATATAAAGAACTACAAATGCCAATGTTATTCCGGTTACACCGGCAAAAACTGTGAAATAGATATAAACGAATGCGAAAGTTCACCCTGCCAATTTAACGGTACTTGCCTCGAGAGATCAAATAAAGAATTGTACAAAAGCGAGGCATTTAATTTACCTTCCATATTCACTCAAGATTTTAGTTATGCCAACGCGAGCGG ATACGAATGTTTATGCGTCCAAGGAGTTACGGGTAAAAATTGCGAAATGAACATAAACGAGTGCGAGAGCAATCCTTGTCAGGCTGGTAGCTGCGTCGATCGCATTGGTGGATTCACTTGTGAATGTGACGAAGGTTACGAGGGTGATCATTGCCAGCATGACATCGACGAATGCAAAAGATACACCCCTTGCGTCCACGGTGTATGTACCGATGGTAGAGCTGACTATTTTTGCACTTGCGAACCCGAATACGGCGGAAAGAATTGCTCCGTTGAATTAACAGGCTGTTTGGGTAATGCCTGTCAGAACGGTGGTACCTGTTGGCCATAtctaatcgatgaaaaaattcaCAAATTCAATTGCACCTGTCCAAACGGTTTCCACGGTgaaatatgtaattat GTGACCACCATGTCATTGAGCGGCAGTTCATACGTTCTTGTGAACACAACTCGCGAGGAAGGATACGATATTCAATTTCGTTTTCGAACTACGCTACCAAACGGTTTGTTGGCCATTGGAAAGGGTTTAACGTTTTACATTCTTGAACTCGTCAATGGCAAACTCAATCTACATTCGAGCCTTTTGAATAAGTGGGAAGGCGTCTTCATTGGTAGCGGATTAAATGATTCTTCCTGGCAAAAAGTTTTCGTAGCTATCAATACCACACATTTGGTTTTATCGGCTAACGAAGAACAAACGATATATCCCATCAGTCTCAACGAAGGATCTAACTCCAATCACACATCTTTCCCGATGACGTACGTCGGTGGTACAACTAACTATCTCCGAAGACTTACGCATGGCCCATCTTTCTTTATAGGCTGTACCGAGGACGTCGTTATTAATGGAGAATGG gTATATTCAGGGACAACATCTAAGACGGTCTATATGGAAGGTATCGAGCCTGGGTGTCCACGTGAAGCACAATGTTCACCGAATCCTTGTAAAAATGGAGGCCATTGTACCGACGGTTGGCGGGATTTCTCTTGCAAGTGCGAACGACCGTATTTAGGTCACACGTGTCAATACAATATGACGGCTGCCACATTTGGTTTTGAGAACATCACTAATGGTTACGTCACGGTTAAAGTATCTGATATGGCGAGGAAAGCGGTTAGATCGATCGTAGATATTTCAATGTTTATACGGACGAGACAGGATAGAGGCGACATATTCTATTTAGGATCTGAACCGGCTCCACAAATGGACTCAAAGTCTCAGGACAAGACGTATATCGCGGCACAATTAGAAGGAGGAGAATTACTCGTTAGAATTCAATTTAATGGTACCGAGGCGTATACGGTAGGTGGTGTTAAATTAAACGACGGAAACAACCATCTGATACAAGTTATCAGGAATGTAACGTTGGTGCAAGTGAAAATTAACGGTACCGAATACTTTCGCAAAACCATTAGCACTTCAGGACAATTAAACGTTACTGTACTTTATTTGGGCGGTTTACCGCAAGCATCGAGATATATACGACAAGTCGATAGTCGCCAAATGGAAATTCAACAAGTCCcgcaaataaatttcaaaggaATAATACAGGACGTACAGATATCTAATGGCAACGAGATAATGGTCGTCGAATTCTTCCCTTTGAAG GCAAAAGATATACCGACACCGACGCAATTTGGCAACGTAACCTTCGACCATGACAAAGTTTTGGAAGGCGTATTATCCGACAACGTGTGTATAAGTAATCCCTGTAACCACAGCGGTACCTGCCACGTTACGTGGAATGATTTCTGGTGTCAGTGTCCACGAGGTTATACCGGCAAAACTTGTCAAGAAATGGAATTTTGCCAACTCCAAGACTGTCCGGCTGGTTCTAAATGTCAGAATCTCGACGATGGTTATGAATGTATCGCTAATGCGACATTCGATGGCGTCGGTACGTCGTTCACTTACGTTTACGATCAAAtggaaatggaagaaagaaatgagtcCGATACTACTATCGATACTATCCGAATAACGTATCGATCGAATACTGGCGGCACTCTGATGCACATGGCGCCTCGCGTAGGTGATCAACATTTTACCGTGTCCGTTTACAAAGACGAAATCACAGTTTCCTGGCGACTAGATGATCAGAATCGTGGTATCCTCAGTTTCGGTAAGAGCGAACCCGACGGAAACTGGACGTCCATAATACTACGACTAAATAACAATTCCATGGAGTGCACTTATGCAAATACGAACGACGAAAACGCGCCCCAAGTTAGTCCGAATTTCAACTTTGCACTATGGTACGAATTATTGATCACCGGTACGGTCACCCTAGGTGGATTAAGCAATGCTCTCTCTAATCGACATACTTACGTTActctcgataataataatcaagctACGAATAGAAAAGCCATTAAACAAAATACTGTTGATCTCAGCGATTACGTTCTGACTACTACTACGCCACCCCATCACATGGTATCAg GAGAAGTATTTAAAGGTTGCCTCGGTGAAGTAAGAATCGGCAGCATGTTATTGCATTATTTTACTTACGAAGAGGTATATCAAAATGCCAACTTTACACCATTCGAATATCTATCTCTACAAAATCATAACTCGAGTAACAATATCGGTTGCCAATTATGCTTCGATATTGATTGTATGAATGATGGTCATTGTCGTAACAAAACCAATAGCTACGTATGCGATTGTCCAGCGGGCTATGCCGAAGATGATTGTTCTGTCAATATCGAC